A single genomic interval of Seriola aureovittata isolate HTS-2021-v1 ecotype China chromosome 10, ASM2101889v1, whole genome shotgun sequence harbors:
- the cpt1b gene encoding carnitine O-palmitoyltransferase 1, muscle isoform isoform X1, with translation MAEAHQAVGFQFTVRPDGVDLKLSQEVIKNIYLSGVTAWKKKAIQFKNGVLAGVYPASPSSWLIVVIAMMSSLYIRIDPSLGMIDAIKDNLPQRDYMSVQTRAVLSAILFATGLWLFLIYLLRYTLKALLSYHGWIFESHGKMSTSTKVWLSLVKMFSGRRPLLYSFQASLPRLPVPSVDDTIHRYLESVRPLLDGEQYNQMEILANDFKDSKATQLQRYLILKSWWATNYVSDWWEEYIYLRGRSPIMVNSNFYIMDLLYMTPTHRQAARAGNVVHAMLQYRRKLERGEHAPLRAVGTVPMCSTQMERMFNTTRIPGIETDIVQHLTDRKHLIVYHKGRFFQVWLYTGGRHLLPSELETQFQKILNDTSEPQPGELKLAALTAGNRVPWARARIKYFSLGVNKVSLDAIESAAFVLTLDDEPQGYDSAKTNSLDSYAKSLLHGKCYDRWFDKSFTLISYPNGKMGINAEHSWADAPVVGHMWEYVLATDCFHLGYTEEGHCKGDVNKGLPHPTRLQWQIPKECQEIIGTSYLSAKQIADDVDFHGYLFSEFGKGLIKKCRTSPDAFIQLALQLAQFRDQGVFCLTYESSMTRMFRDGRTETVRSCTSEAVAFVRAMEDASGTNVQRLALFRRAADKHQNMYRLAMTGSGIDRHLFCLYIVSKYLGVDSPFLEKVLSEPWKLSTSQTPQQQLNLVDINKFPKYVGAGGGFGPVADDGYGVSYIIVGENLITFHISSKFSSPDTDSCRFGQHIRKAMLDIQGLFKPENDKKMVEHGKLVQLENGKKHI, from the exons ATGGCTGAGGCGCATCAGGCGGTGGGCTTCCAGTTCACCGTGCGCCCTGATGGTGTGGACCTTAAGCTGAGTCAAGAGGTCATCAAAAACATCTACCTATCAGGAGTGACAGCATGGAAGAAGAAGGCCATACAATTCAAG aATGGAGTATTGGCTGGAGTCTATCCAGCCAGTCCGTCCAGCTGGCTGATAGTTGTGATTGCCATGATGAGTTCCTTGTATATACGCATAGACCCCTCTCTAGGAATGATTGACGCCATCAAGGATAACCTACCACAAAG AGACTATATGTCAGTGCAGACCCGAGCGGTGCTGAGTGCCATCCTCTTTGCCACTGGTCTGTGGCTGTTCCTCATCTACCTTTTGAGATACACTCTCAAAGCTCTGCTCTCCTACCATGGCTGGATTTTTGAATCCCATGGAAAAATGAGCACGTCTACCAAAGTGTGGCTG AGCCTGGTGAAGATGTTCTCTGGACGCAGACCGCTGCTTTACAGTTTCCAGGCGTCTTTACCCAGGCTCCCTGTGCCCAGTGTGGATGATACAATTCACAGG TACCTAGAGTCAGTTCGTCCTCTGCTGGACGGTGAGCAGTATAACCAAATGGAGATTTTGGCCAATGACTTTAAAGATTCCAAGGCAACCCAGCTGCAGAGATACTTAATCCTAAAATCCTGGTGGGCAACAAATTAT GTAAGTGACTGGTGGGAGGAGTACATCTACCTCAGGGGGAGGAGTCCTATCATGGTGAACAGTAACTTCTACATAATG GACCTCTTGTACATGACCCCAACACACCGACAGGCTGCGCGGGCGGGGAATGTGGTCCATGCCATGCTGCAGTACAGACGCAAACTGGAACGTGGTGAACATGCACCG ctgAGGGCTGTGGGGACTGTTCCTATGTGTTCTACTCAGATGGAGAGGATGTTTAACACCACTCGCATCCCCGGCATTGAAACAG ATATTGTGCAGCACCTGACCGACCGTAAGCACCTGATTGTCTACCACAAGGGCCGGTTCTTCCAAGTGTGGCTGTACACTGGAGGGCGCCACCTCTTACCCAGTGAACTTGAGACTCAGTTTCAAAAGATCCTCAATGATACATCGGAACCCCAGCCGGGAGAACTCAAATTAGCTGCCCTGACTGCAGGAAACAG AGTTCCATGGGCTCGGGCTCGGATTAAGTATTTCAGCCTGGGAGTAAACAAAGTGTCCCTGGATGCCATTGAGTCAGCTGCCTTCGTCCTGACACTGGATGATGAGCCGCAGGGTTATGACTCTGCAAAGACCAATTCACTTGATAGTTACGCCAAATCCCTGCTCCATGGAAAATGTTACGACAG GTGGTTTGACAAGTCTTTCACCTTGATCTCTTATCCAAATGGAAAAATGGGGATAAATGCTGAACATTCTTGGGCTGATGCACCAGTTGTAGGACATATGTGGGAG tATGTCCTTGCAACAGACTGCTTCCATCTTGGCTACACAGAAGAGGGACACTGTAAAGGGGATGTGAACAAAGGCCTGCCTCATCCCACTCGACTGCAGTGGCAGATTCCAAAGGAG TGTCAAGAGATCATTGGGACCTCATACCTATCGGCCAAGCAGATAGCTGATGACGTGGACTTCCATGGTTATCTCTTTTCTGAGTTTGGGAAAGGTCTTATCAAGAAGTGCAGGACCAGCCCTGATGCCTTCATCCAACTGGCCCTGCAGTTGGCACAGTTCAGG GACCAGGGAGTGTTTTGTCTGACGTACGAGTCATCAATGACTCGTATGTTCAGAGACGGTCGGACGGAGACGGTACGCTCCTGCACCTCTGAGGCTGTTGCATTTGTCAGAGCCATGGAAGACGCAAGTGGAACA AATGTCCAGAGACTTGCCCTGTTTCGGAGGGCAGCAGATAAACATCAAAACATGTATCGTCTGGCCATGACTGGTTCTGGTATTGACCGTCACCTCTTCTGTCTCTACATAGTGTCCAAATACCTTGGCGTTGACTCACCATTTCTTGAGAAG GTGCTTTCAGAGCCCTGGAAGTTGTCTACCAGCCAgactccacagcagcagctcaattTAGTTGACATCAACAAGTTCCCTAAATATGTGGGTGCTGGTGGAGGATTTGGCCCA GTGGCTGATGATGGCTATGGTGTGTCTTATATCATTGTTGGGGAAAACCTCATCACATTCCACATCTCAAGCAAGTTCTCTAGCCCTGACACA GACTCATGCCGGTTTGGTCAGCACATTCGGAAGGCCATGCTTGATATCCAAGGACTTTTCAAGCCTGAAAATGATAAGAAGATGGTGGAGCATGGAAAGCTTGTGCAGCTGGAAAATGGGAAAAAGCACATATAA
- the cpt1b gene encoding carnitine O-palmitoyltransferase 1, muscle isoform isoform X2 gives MSTSTKVWLSLVKMFSGRRPLLYSFQASLPRLPVPSVDDTIHRYLESVRPLLDGEQYNQMEILANDFKDSKATQLQRYLILKSWWATNYVSDWWEEYIYLRGRSPIMVNSNFYIMDLLYMTPTHRQAARAGNVVHAMLQYRRKLERGEHAPLRAVGTVPMCSTQMERMFNTTRIPGIETDIVQHLTDRKHLIVYHKGRFFQVWLYTGGRHLLPSELETQFQKILNDTSEPQPGELKLAALTAGNRVPWARARIKYFSLGVNKVSLDAIESAAFVLTLDDEPQGYDSAKTNSLDSYAKSLLHGKCYDRWFDKSFTLISYPNGKMGINAEHSWADAPVVGHMWEYVLATDCFHLGYTEEGHCKGDVNKGLPHPTRLQWQIPKECQEIIGTSYLSAKQIADDVDFHGYLFSEFGKGLIKKCRTSPDAFIQLALQLAQFRDQGVFCLTYESSMTRMFRDGRTETVRSCTSEAVAFVRAMEDASGTNVQRLALFRRAADKHQNMYRLAMTGSGIDRHLFCLYIVSKYLGVDSPFLEKVLSEPWKLSTSQTPQQQLNLVDINKFPKYVGAGGGFGPVADDGYGVSYIIVGENLITFHISSKFSSPDTDSCRFGQHIRKAMLDIQGLFKPENDKKMVEHGKLVQLENGKKHI, from the exons ATGAGCACGTCTACCAAAGTGTGGCTG AGCCTGGTGAAGATGTTCTCTGGACGCAGACCGCTGCTTTACAGTTTCCAGGCGTCTTTACCCAGGCTCCCTGTGCCCAGTGTGGATGATACAATTCACAGG TACCTAGAGTCAGTTCGTCCTCTGCTGGACGGTGAGCAGTATAACCAAATGGAGATTTTGGCCAATGACTTTAAAGATTCCAAGGCAACCCAGCTGCAGAGATACTTAATCCTAAAATCCTGGTGGGCAACAAATTAT GTAAGTGACTGGTGGGAGGAGTACATCTACCTCAGGGGGAGGAGTCCTATCATGGTGAACAGTAACTTCTACATAATG GACCTCTTGTACATGACCCCAACACACCGACAGGCTGCGCGGGCGGGGAATGTGGTCCATGCCATGCTGCAGTACAGACGCAAACTGGAACGTGGTGAACATGCACCG ctgAGGGCTGTGGGGACTGTTCCTATGTGTTCTACTCAGATGGAGAGGATGTTTAACACCACTCGCATCCCCGGCATTGAAACAG ATATTGTGCAGCACCTGACCGACCGTAAGCACCTGATTGTCTACCACAAGGGCCGGTTCTTCCAAGTGTGGCTGTACACTGGAGGGCGCCACCTCTTACCCAGTGAACTTGAGACTCAGTTTCAAAAGATCCTCAATGATACATCGGAACCCCAGCCGGGAGAACTCAAATTAGCTGCCCTGACTGCAGGAAACAG AGTTCCATGGGCTCGGGCTCGGATTAAGTATTTCAGCCTGGGAGTAAACAAAGTGTCCCTGGATGCCATTGAGTCAGCTGCCTTCGTCCTGACACTGGATGATGAGCCGCAGGGTTATGACTCTGCAAAGACCAATTCACTTGATAGTTACGCCAAATCCCTGCTCCATGGAAAATGTTACGACAG GTGGTTTGACAAGTCTTTCACCTTGATCTCTTATCCAAATGGAAAAATGGGGATAAATGCTGAACATTCTTGGGCTGATGCACCAGTTGTAGGACATATGTGGGAG tATGTCCTTGCAACAGACTGCTTCCATCTTGGCTACACAGAAGAGGGACACTGTAAAGGGGATGTGAACAAAGGCCTGCCTCATCCCACTCGACTGCAGTGGCAGATTCCAAAGGAG TGTCAAGAGATCATTGGGACCTCATACCTATCGGCCAAGCAGATAGCTGATGACGTGGACTTCCATGGTTATCTCTTTTCTGAGTTTGGGAAAGGTCTTATCAAGAAGTGCAGGACCAGCCCTGATGCCTTCATCCAACTGGCCCTGCAGTTGGCACAGTTCAGG GACCAGGGAGTGTTTTGTCTGACGTACGAGTCATCAATGACTCGTATGTTCAGAGACGGTCGGACGGAGACGGTACGCTCCTGCACCTCTGAGGCTGTTGCATTTGTCAGAGCCATGGAAGACGCAAGTGGAACA AATGTCCAGAGACTTGCCCTGTTTCGGAGGGCAGCAGATAAACATCAAAACATGTATCGTCTGGCCATGACTGGTTCTGGTATTGACCGTCACCTCTTCTGTCTCTACATAGTGTCCAAATACCTTGGCGTTGACTCACCATTTCTTGAGAAG GTGCTTTCAGAGCCCTGGAAGTTGTCTACCAGCCAgactccacagcagcagctcaattTAGTTGACATCAACAAGTTCCCTAAATATGTGGGTGCTGGTGGAGGATTTGGCCCA GTGGCTGATGATGGCTATGGTGTGTCTTATATCATTGTTGGGGAAAACCTCATCACATTCCACATCTCAAGCAAGTTCTCTAGCCCTGACACA GACTCATGCCGGTTTGGTCAGCACATTCGGAAGGCCATGCTTGATATCCAAGGACTTTTCAAGCCTGAAAATGATAAGAAGATGGTGGAGCATGGAAAGCTTGTGCAGCTGGAAAATGGGAAAAAGCACATATAA
- the sephs1 gene encoding selenide, water dikinase 1 — MSVRESFNPESYELDKNFRLTRFAELKGTGCKVPQDVLQKLLETLQENHYQEDEQFLGAVMPRLGIGMDTCVIPLRHGGLSLVQTTDYIYPIVDDPYMMGRIACANVLSDLYAMGVTECDNMLMLLGVSNKMSEKERDKVMPLIIQGFKDASEEAGTSVTGGQTVLNPWVVMGGVATTVCQPNEFIMPDNAVPGDVLVLTKPLGTQVAVAVHQWLDIPEKWNKIKLVVTQEDVELAYHEAMMNMARLNRTAAGLMHTFNAHAATDITGFGILGHAQTLARQQRSEVSFVIHNLPVLAKMAAVSKACGNMFGLMHGTCPETSGGLLICLPREQAARFCAEIKSPKYGEGHQAWIIGIVEKGNRTARIIDKPRIIEVAPQAATQNVNPTPGATS; from the exons ATGTCCGTGAGGGAGTCCTTTAACCCCGAAAGCTATGAGCTGGACAAGAACTTCAGGCTCACACGCTTTGCTGAGCTCAAGGGCACAGGCTGCAAG GTGCCGCAAGATGTGTTACAGAAGCTGCTAGAAACCCTACAGGAGAACCACTATCAAGAAGATGAACAGTTCCTGGGGGCAGTTATGCCTCGATTAG gcATAGGTATGGACACCTGTGTGATACCTCTCAGACATGGAGGCCTTTCTCTGGTCCAGACTACAGATTACATCTATCCTATTGTGGATGACCCCTACATGATG ggGAGAATTGCTTGTGCCAATGTTCTAAGTGACCTGTACGCCATGGGAGTGACAGAGTGTGACAACATGTTGATGCTTCTGGGAGTCAGcaacaaaatgtcagagaag gagagagacaaagtcatGCCACTGATCATCCAGGGATTCAAGGATGCTTCAGAGGAGGCAGGCACATCTGTAACAGGAGGACAGACGGTGCTCAACCCCTGGGTGGTGATGGGAGGAGTTGCTACAACAGTCTGCCAGCCTAACGAATTTATCAT GCCAGACAATGCAGTGCCAGGAGATGTGTTGGTGTTGACCAAGCCACTTGGAACGCAAGTGGCCGTTGCAGTACACCAGTGGCTAGATATT CCTGAGAAGTGGAACAAGATCAAGCTGGTGGTAACCCAGGAAGATGTAGAGCTGGCCTACCATGAAGCCATGATGAACATGGCTCGGCTCAACAGGACAG CGGCTGGTCTCATGCACACCTTCAATGCCCACGCAGCCACCGACATCACAGGTTTTGGCATCCTTGGCCACGCTCAGACATTGGCACGACAACAACGAAGTGAAGTGTCGTTTGTCATCCACAACCTCCCAGTGCTGGCCAAGATGGCTGCAGTGTCCAAGGCCTGTGGGAACATGTTTGGTCTCATGCACGGCACCTGTCCTGAAACATCAG GAGGCCTGCTTATCTGTCTGCCCCGGGAGCAGGCTGCCCGCTTCTGTGCCGAGATCAAATCTCCAAAATATGGAGAGGGCCACCAAGCGTGGATCATCGGGATCGTAGAGAAAGGAAACCGCACTGCTCGCATCATTGACAAACCTCGGATCATAGAGGTAGCACCACAAGCTGCCACGCAGAATGTCAACCCAACTCCTGGTGCAACCTCTTAA